Proteins encoded together in one Planctomyces sp. SH-PL14 window:
- a CDS encoding tyrosine-type recombinase/integrase: protein MPKSIGLPGAGKPRKPRPDFPLFPHSSGRWCKKVRSKFVYFGKVSDDTDGQKALALWLEQKDTLLAGRVPRKRREDDVTLEDLCDFFMSAKERARNDGELTPRSFAEYYGTCQRLLNHFGASRIVDEENLTTEEFGKYRSELQKTRGPSALASEIIRSRMVFKFGFDERHLKTPIRFGQSFSVPKRKDFRQAEAARGPKMFEAEELRSILADLEPRDPVQHAIVLLAINAGYGQNDISSIPHTALDLMRGWVNFPRPKTGLPRRAKLWPETIAAIEKAIPLRRAPKSNEHAGLAFLTRKGEPWVRHIEATLAAENENEEDSTLWKSRIDSLGKVFNLTLKRLGIGGKRGFYGIRHSFQTAGDRSKDEGAVKFCMGHIDESMSARYRGKPPEDERLVAVANAVREWLFGNPKPL from the coding sequence GTGCCGAAGTCTATCGGCTTGCCCGGTGCTGGCAAGCCAAGGAAACCGCGTCCCGACTTCCCGCTTTTTCCGCACTCCAGCGGACGCTGGTGCAAGAAGGTCCGGAGCAAGTTCGTCTACTTCGGGAAGGTGTCAGATGACACCGACGGCCAGAAGGCGCTCGCGCTCTGGCTCGAGCAGAAGGACACGCTGCTCGCGGGGCGGGTTCCCCGAAAACGCCGAGAGGACGACGTTACACTCGAAGACCTGTGCGATTTCTTCATGAGTGCCAAGGAGCGGGCGCGGAATGACGGGGAGCTGACTCCTCGGTCGTTCGCAGAGTATTACGGGACCTGTCAGAGGTTGCTCAACCACTTCGGCGCTTCTCGTATCGTGGACGAGGAGAACCTGACAACTGAGGAGTTCGGAAAGTATCGCAGCGAGCTCCAGAAGACGCGTGGCCCTTCAGCGCTCGCGAGCGAGATCATTCGATCTCGGATGGTGTTCAAGTTCGGGTTCGACGAGCGACACCTGAAGACGCCGATTCGCTTCGGCCAGTCCTTCAGCGTTCCAAAGAGGAAGGACTTTCGACAAGCCGAGGCAGCCCGCGGCCCTAAGATGTTTGAAGCGGAGGAACTTCGTTCGATCTTGGCTGATTTGGAGCCTCGCGATCCAGTCCAGCACGCGATCGTCCTGCTGGCGATCAATGCGGGATACGGCCAAAACGATATTTCTTCAATCCCCCATACGGCTCTGGACCTCATGCGAGGTTGGGTCAACTTCCCACGACCAAAGACCGGGCTGCCGCGACGGGCTAAGCTGTGGCCAGAAACCATCGCAGCCATCGAGAAGGCCATACCATTGAGGCGCGCGCCAAAATCGAACGAACACGCCGGGCTGGCGTTCCTGACTCGGAAGGGTGAGCCGTGGGTGCGTCATATTGAAGCGACGCTCGCCGCCGAAAACGAGAACGAGGAGGATTCGACGCTGTGGAAGTCACGAATTGACTCACTCGGCAAAGTGTTCAACCTGACTCTCAAGCGACTGGGCATTGGGGGGAAGCGAGGGTTTTACGGCATCAGGCACTCGTTCCAAACCGCCGGTGACCGCTCCAAGGACGAGGGAGCCGTGAAGTTCTGCATGGGACACATCGACGAGAGCATGAGCGCCAGATATCGCGGGAAGCCCCCAGAAGATGAGCGCCTGGTGGCGGTGGCGAATGCGGTCCGGGAGTGGTTGTTCGGGAATCCCAAGCCGTTGTAA
- a CDS encoding helix-turn-helix domain-containing protein: MASDNPTHAFSPTELAARWNCTPETILAMIRRGTLRAFTLSPPGCKRPRWRVSRAAVEDYEAGPVQVKPPEQPRPSRRSRDTQLKRFFRV, from the coding sequence ATGGCATCCGACAACCCCACGCATGCGTTTTCACCGACTGAATTAGCTGCACGTTGGAACTGCACACCGGAGACCATCCTGGCCATGATCCGGCGGGGAACCCTTCGGGCGTTCACGCTGAGCCCTCCAGGCTGCAAGAGGCCTCGCTGGCGAGTGTCGCGAGCCGCGGTCGAAGACTACGAGGCCGGGCCTGTTCAGGTGAAACCGCCCGAGCAGCCTCGACCAAGTCGTCGAAGCCGGGATACGCAGCTTAAGCGTTTCTTCCGCGTGTGA
- a CDS encoding ECF-type sigma factor produces the protein MSEVTAILAAVQRGERQASDELIARLYAELRALAAAKLSAEPPGQTIQATALVHEAYLRLVGDPSSLQWDSRGHFFAAAAESMRRILVDRARQRSTKKHGGDAERIEFDEAVLQSPSSGPHVDLELIDNALTELELQDEPAARLVKLRYFAGLSHQEAAEAMGMTRRAADRLWVVARAWLFRRLQESI, from the coding sequence ATGTCTGAAGTCACAGCCATCCTCGCAGCGGTTCAACGCGGAGAGCGTCAGGCGTCGGATGAACTCATCGCGCGACTGTACGCTGAGCTGCGAGCATTGGCGGCTGCGAAGTTGTCAGCCGAGCCGCCGGGGCAAACGATTCAGGCGACGGCGCTCGTTCATGAGGCTTACCTACGGTTGGTCGGCGATCCAAGCTCGCTACAATGGGACAGCCGAGGGCACTTCTTCGCAGCGGCGGCCGAGTCGATGCGACGGATCCTTGTCGATCGCGCCCGTCAGCGATCGACAAAGAAGCACGGCGGAGACGCAGAGCGGATCGAGTTTGATGAGGCCGTCCTACAATCGCCCTCATCCGGGCCCCACGTCGATCTTGAATTGATCGATAACGCTCTTACGGAGCTGGAACTTCAAGACGAACCAGCGGCGAGACTGGTCAAGTTGCGGTATTTTGCAGGGTTGTCGCACCAGGAAGCGGCTGAGGCGATGGGAATGACGAGGCGAGCGGCGGATCGTCTCTGGGTTGTCGCGCGGGCGTGGCTGTTCCGGCGGCTACAGGAATCGATCTAA
- a CDS encoding DUF3987 domain-containing protein, with translation MVFVSRDLSFLDGNAVSKYDTLFRHSAVKTLARMSREREWSREELRAYVQDHSGPRHYGFPDDQSFDEFVATMCNDFEFELGQEGLPDEFFAVPGVLQDFAYFVIKTSPRPQKVLALLGGICLVSCLIGRKIKSSLGATGNVFIGTFAQSASGKNRVLEAFSRVTSAAGCPEYILPGDMTSDSALADALSKQPAGLWPVDEFGKFMEIANSDKASGPLKLLISLMMKIFSACGIRDFRPKKFADGKNDRVIDMPHLVIYATGTDDSLRHLTPESNRDGFNSRFIFYNETSARPAHRTVEDVPIPSGLLDWIKLAANYRPGGGDVTWQMGEMRVVPVSPEAQLAWERFRRRCDILADTYTEDEGASIYARTAERASNFALIFAASQVFIDGDIRIEKTHMDWAIALVDWLTVETLKCIEKVGRNTRERDVNEIVEFVRSKKRGGATLTDITKHFRRMTLRYRTELLEELVGTEVLVSVKTPTSRKIRTTLYIPGFAPKEAGEVEMVSIGASSSASD, from the coding sequence ATGGTTTTCGTCAGTCGCGATCTCTCGTTTCTCGACGGCAACGCCGTCTCCAAATACGACACTCTCTTCAGGCACTCAGCAGTCAAAACCCTCGCGAGGATGTCGAGGGAACGGGAGTGGTCCCGCGAAGAGCTTCGGGCCTACGTCCAAGACCACAGCGGCCCTCGCCACTATGGATTCCCCGACGACCAAAGCTTCGACGAGTTCGTTGCGACGATGTGTAATGACTTCGAGTTTGAGCTTGGGCAAGAAGGGCTACCAGATGAGTTCTTCGCTGTTCCGGGCGTCCTTCAGGACTTTGCCTACTTCGTCATCAAGACGTCTCCGCGTCCCCAGAAAGTACTGGCATTGCTCGGAGGGATTTGCCTCGTTTCCTGCCTGATCGGACGGAAGATTAAGAGCTCGCTGGGGGCAACGGGGAATGTGTTCATTGGTACCTTCGCGCAGTCGGCGTCCGGAAAAAACAGGGTACTTGAGGCATTCAGCAGAGTGACCTCCGCCGCCGGTTGTCCCGAGTACATCCTGCCCGGCGACATGACGAGCGACTCGGCTCTGGCAGATGCCTTGAGCAAGCAACCGGCGGGGTTGTGGCCCGTCGACGAGTTCGGAAAGTTCATGGAGATCGCCAACTCCGACAAGGCCTCGGGACCGCTGAAACTTTTGATTTCCCTCATGATGAAGATCTTTTCCGCCTGTGGAATTCGAGACTTCCGCCCGAAGAAGTTCGCCGACGGCAAGAACGATCGGGTTATCGACATGCCACATTTAGTCATCTACGCCACGGGAACCGACGACTCGCTTAGACATCTGACTCCCGAGAGCAATCGAGACGGATTCAACTCTCGATTCATCTTCTACAACGAGACGAGTGCCCGGCCAGCTCACCGAACGGTCGAGGACGTGCCCATCCCTTCGGGGTTACTGGACTGGATCAAACTCGCTGCCAACTACCGGCCCGGCGGCGGAGATGTCACATGGCAGATGGGCGAGATGCGGGTAGTCCCGGTGTCTCCGGAGGCCCAACTCGCATGGGAACGATTTCGCCGGCGATGTGACATCCTGGCGGACACATACACCGAGGATGAAGGGGCGTCGATCTATGCCCGAACAGCCGAGCGAGCGAGTAACTTCGCCCTGATCTTCGCGGCCTCTCAAGTGTTCATCGATGGAGACATCCGCATCGAGAAGACGCACATGGATTGGGCGATCGCCCTGGTCGATTGGTTGACTGTCGAGACGCTGAAATGCATCGAGAAGGTTGGCCGCAATACACGCGAGCGAGACGTGAATGAGATCGTCGAATTCGTGCGATCGAAGAAGCGAGGTGGAGCGACGCTCACGGACATCACGAAGCACTTTCGCCGTATGACCCTTCGGTATCGCACGGAGCTGCTGGAGGAGCTCGTCGGGACCGAGGTCCTCGTCAGCGTGAAGACGCCCACCTCCCGAAAAATCCGAACGACGCTCTACATCCCCGGCTTCGCCCCGAAGGAAGCGGGTGAAGTGGAAATGGTTTCGATTGGAGCGTCCTCCTCTGCGAGTGACTGA
- a CDS encoding ArsR/SmtB family transcription factor: MKTATFHPDRVFRALADQTRLRILNLLQGGEVCVCDLVCVLESPQPTVSRHLAYLRRAGLVKARKEGIWAYYELVPAESEFEQAVRKCLDVCGGEARFARDAAMLRKKQSPCCE, translated from the coding sequence ATGAAAACCGCGACCTTCCATCCCGACCGAGTGTTCCGCGCATTGGCCGATCAGACCAGGCTCAGGATTCTGAACCTGTTGCAGGGCGGGGAAGTGTGCGTCTGTGACCTCGTCTGCGTACTTGAGAGTCCGCAGCCGACTGTGTCCCGGCACCTCGCCTACCTTCGGCGGGCCGGTCTCGTGAAAGCCCGCAAGGAAGGAATCTGGGCGTACTACGAGCTCGTCCCGGCGGAGTCAGAGTTCGAACAGGCCGTTCGAAAGTGCTTAGACGTGTGCGGCGGCGAAGCACGGTTTGCGAGAGACGCCGCGATGCTTCGAAAGAAGCAGTCCCCGTGCTGCGAGTAG
- a CDS encoding IS630 family transposase (programmed frameshift), with product MKAYSMDLRNRVLADCDAGMEARQVAVKYNVSESWIRRLRQRRRESGETAPRRPKTSPPKWQPYADSIEQFVTDQPDATLAELKEHLEIPLSIPTLSRALIALRFTLKKKSSGAAEQDRPDVASQRTDWRKWQSALSPEDMSRFVFIDETWASTNMSRRYGRSRKGQRLIGTVPHGHWKTTTFVAALRLEGLTAPVVIDGAINGRIFLAYVRQQLVPTLRTGDIVVMDNLASHKVLGVREAIEGAGARVAYLPPYSPDLNPIELVFSKLKRLLRSAKERTVEGLWELLGKILDRFSADECGRYITHCGYHPSSRPAATPP from the exons ATGAAGGCTTACTCGATGGATCTCAGGAACCGGGTGCTGGCCGACTGCGACGCTGGGATGGAGGCCCGGCAGGTTGCCGTGAAGTACAACGTCAGTGAGTCTTGGATCAGACGCCTCCGCCAGAGACGGCGGGAGAGCGGTGAAACGGCTCCCCGGCGACCGAAGACGTCTCCTCCCAAATGGCAACCATATGCTGACTCGATTGAGCAGTTCGTGACGGACCAGCCGGATGCCACGCTCGCGGAACTCAAAGAGCATCTGGAAATTCCACTCAGCATCCCGACTCTCTCCCGGGCGCTGATCGCCCTCCGGTTCACCTTGAAAAAAAAGTCTTCCG GCGCGGCGGAACAGGACCGGCCAGACGTCGCCAGCCAACGCACGGATTGGCGGAAGTGGCAAAGCGCGCTGAGTCCAGAGGACATGAGCCGGTTCGTCTTTATCGACGAGACCTGGGCCTCGACGAACATGAGCCGCCGATATGGCCGCAGCCGCAAGGGCCAGCGGCTGATCGGTACCGTCCCCCATGGGCACTGGAAGACCACGACGTTCGTGGCGGCACTCCGGCTAGAGGGACTCACCGCGCCGGTGGTGATCGATGGCGCCATCAATGGGCGGATCTTCCTGGCCTACGTGCGCCAACAGCTGGTGCCAACCTTGCGGACTGGCGACATCGTGGTGATGGACAACCTGGCCTCGCACAAGGTGCTGGGTGTTCGGGAAGCCATTGAGGGGGCCGGAGCGCGGGTGGCCTACCTACCGCCGTACAGTCCAGACCTGAACCCCATCGAGCTGGTGTTCTCGAAGCTGAAGCGGCTGCTGCGGAGTGCCAAGGAACGGACGGTGGAGGGGCTGTGGGAACTGCTGGGGAAGATTCTTGACCGCTTCTCCGCGGACGAATGTGGCCGCTACATCACCCATTGCGGGTACCACCCCAGTTCCAGGCCCGCCGCTACACCGCCGTGA
- a CDS encoding serine/threonine-protein kinase: MAEWNPRANEILVHAIEAGFPADRKAVLDRECAGDDGLRTLVEQLLQAHDAAQSFLQEPLASGASTRLAGPDTALDATGQEIGPYKLLQVIGTGGMGTVYLAEQHEPVRRKVALKVIKAGMDTAQVIARFDAERQALALMDHPNIAKVLDVGMTGAGRPYFAMELVKGVSITRYCDDNRLTPRERLELFLPVCQAVQHAHQKGVIHRDLKPSNILVASYDGQPVPKVIDFGVAKAVGSQLTEQTLFTGFGSVVGTFEYMSPEQANFNALDVDVRSDVYSLGVILYELLTGSPPLPAQQLRCAAILDVLRMIREQEPPRPSARLTESQEALPSLSASRRLDPAKLKKEIGGELDWIVMKALEKDRSRRYESANGLARDVTNFLRDDPVEACPPSTAYRFWKFARRHERTLAAAACLGVVFLISFLAVSWQAYRAAIAEQRAVISAQLSAQQFDAVNRQLGSSITTLDVAEHDRDVAVSERDDIVAGLHRAVSRNLTDKERASLAARVSENLNTLEYPGARRVESKNLGSIHLITLDAPNSLDEVKRWYRETLEQQTTSTSGAKLVVGTATEQKKAAPRNEAAVSRGSSDDLGEPRSASRTRVYRTGDGTVIISFSPRGGHAGTIVDVIFVP; the protein is encoded by the coding sequence ATGGCGGAGTGGAATCCTCGGGCGAATGAGATTTTGGTCCATGCGATCGAAGCCGGATTCCCGGCCGACCGGAAGGCGGTGCTGGATCGAGAGTGTGCCGGGGATGACGGGCTGCGAACACTGGTTGAGCAACTCCTCCAAGCGCACGACGCGGCTCAGAGCTTTCTGCAAGAACCACTGGCCTCCGGCGCCTCGACGAGGCTCGCCGGGCCAGACACAGCTTTAGATGCGACCGGGCAGGAGATCGGGCCGTACAAGCTGCTGCAGGTGATCGGCACAGGAGGAATGGGGACCGTCTACCTAGCCGAACAGCACGAACCGGTCCGGCGAAAAGTGGCGCTCAAGGTGATCAAGGCGGGGATGGACACCGCCCAGGTAATCGCTCGATTTGACGCCGAACGGCAGGCTCTGGCGCTGATGGATCATCCCAACATCGCCAAAGTTCTCGACGTCGGAATGACGGGCGCAGGCAGGCCCTACTTTGCGATGGAACTGGTCAAAGGGGTGTCAATTACGAGGTACTGTGACGACAACCGGTTGACCCCGCGCGAGCGATTAGAGTTGTTCCTCCCGGTCTGTCAGGCAGTTCAGCATGCCCACCAGAAGGGTGTCATTCACCGTGACCTGAAGCCGTCGAACATCCTTGTTGCCAGCTACGACGGTCAGCCTGTTCCGAAAGTGATCGACTTTGGCGTGGCCAAGGCCGTGGGAAGCCAACTCACTGAACAGACTCTATTCACCGGTTTCGGAAGTGTCGTCGGAACGTTCGAGTACATGAGCCCCGAGCAGGCCAACTTTAACGCTCTGGATGTCGACGTCCGTTCCGATGTCTACAGCCTGGGAGTGATTCTCTACGAGCTGCTGACAGGATCTCCTCCGTTGCCCGCTCAACAATTGCGGTGCGCGGCGATCCTCGATGTCCTGCGGATGATTCGTGAGCAGGAGCCCCCCCGTCCTAGCGCGCGGCTAACGGAATCGCAAGAAGCCCTACCGTCCCTTTCAGCGAGCCGTCGGCTCGATCCCGCGAAACTCAAGAAAGAGATCGGCGGCGAACTGGACTGGATTGTCATGAAGGCACTCGAAAAAGATCGGTCTCGCCGGTACGAGTCTGCAAACGGTCTTGCACGGGACGTGACGAATTTTCTGCGAGACGATCCCGTCGAAGCCTGTCCTCCTTCGACGGCGTACCGCTTTTGGAAGTTTGCGCGACGTCACGAACGGACTCTGGCGGCAGCCGCCTGCCTTGGAGTTGTTTTTCTGATCAGTTTCCTTGCTGTCTCCTGGCAGGCCTATCGAGCCGCGATTGCTGAACAGAGGGCGGTGATTTCGGCGCAGCTTTCCGCGCAGCAATTCGACGCCGTCAACCGGCAGCTAGGAAGTTCGATTACAACGCTCGACGTGGCTGAACACGATCGCGACGTGGCAGTCAGCGAGCGCGACGACATTGTCGCGGGTCTGCATCGCGCGGTCTCTCGCAATCTGACTGACAAGGAACGGGCCAGCCTCGCCGCTCGTGTGAGCGAGAACTTGAACACCCTGGAGTACCCTGGAGCGCGCCGGGTCGAGTCGAAGAATCTTGGATCGATTCACCTGATCACTCTCGATGCGCCCAACAGTTTGGACGAGGTCAAGCGTTGGTATCGCGAAACGTTAGAACAGCAAACCACGTCAACAAGTGGAGCGAAGCTTGTCGTTGGCACGGCGACCGAGCAAAAAAAGGCCGCACCAAGAAACGAAGCTGCGGTGTCGAGAGGAAGTTCTGACGACCTCGGTGAGCCTCGCTCAGCTAGCCGGACTCGGGTGTACAGAACGGGCGACGGAACGGTGATCATTTCATTCAGTCCGCGCGGAGGTCACGCTGGGACAATCGTTGATGTCATCTTCGTGCCATAG
- a CDS encoding DUF6428 family protein yields the protein MTVRDLHLILKRAGDRLIEVRLPSGERIPAHFHVTEVGRVDKNFIDCGGTVRHMASCLLQTWTADDYDHRLKSAKLAGIIRMAEPLLKSLDLPAELEYGADVASQYAITDFDLSDDAIILTLSGKETECLAPDRCGVPGCTPGQCC from the coding sequence ATGACGGTCCGCGACCTGCATTTGATTCTGAAGCGTGCCGGCGACCGGCTGATTGAGGTCCGCCTGCCATCGGGGGAACGAATTCCCGCTCACTTTCATGTGACCGAAGTCGGACGTGTCGACAAGAACTTCATCGACTGCGGAGGGACGGTCCGGCACATGGCCTCCTGCCTTCTTCAGACCTGGACGGCCGATGACTACGACCATCGCCTCAAGTCCGCGAAGCTGGCCGGGATCATTCGGATGGCAGAACCTCTGCTGAAGTCGCTGGACCTGCCTGCAGAGCTCGAATATGGGGCGGATGTCGCGTCGCAGTACGCGATCACCGATTTCGACCTGTCGGATGATGCGATTATCCTCACGCTCAGCGGCAAGGAGACGGAATGCTTGGCACCGGATCGATGCGGTGTCCCGGGGTGCACCCCCGGTCAGTGCTGCTGA
- a CDS encoding protein kinase domain-containing protein, which yields MLLAFLQRSYSSIPASGVREEVTHSPRFAASGMSMSLNTFVTQLVESGVVSQDVVERLQSEASPASAEEFARSLIALKQLTPYQARNLLAGKGRGLLLGNYVILDKLGQGGMGMVLKAHHRRMDRIVALKVLSPHLVKSNELVSRFHREVKAAAKLSHPSIVMAFDADEARGTHFLVMEYVEGSDLSDVVDREGPLAIPQAVSYVVQAAEGLAFAHLHGVVHRDIKPANLLLGRNGFVKILDMGLARIEGETGTNAQLTGSGAVMGTVDYMAPEQALSSKRADARSDIYSLGITLWYLLTGRPAFDGDSLMARLLAHRESPVPSLRTARQDIPSKLDDVFRKMIAKRPEDRFSSMPEVLEALVPFDTLAQANERPADAASSRTVKQPRRRNVAALLDAEKGSRSETVLERPSPGGSRLSGATRVPTFAGSRRFLFGGLAVLLLAGALTTALLLASRSWTTHLGDNRQGGAGEVYGRPDHSITPQGSSPSLPSPPLDGARRSALTGVAGLRFDGAESHVDVAALSLDASKPYTVEFWGTPTDLPGGSVVKLHGPIGFSLWRGLTYANWGTLALPGPASTAGPTVAQTHTRRITIDQRQHVAMTFEPSTTTIRIFLDGSDVGSSVYSVPIEADRRDADAPKEPGAFTIGAFPRARTYYFGTIDELRVSQSIRYPGAFYPEDTFSKDPSTVLLFHFDERSGDVLTDSSGRGQHGRIVGAKWVEMPR from the coding sequence GTGCTTCTCGCCTTTCTGCAACGTAGTTATTCTTCGATTCCAGCTAGCGGGGTTCGCGAAGAGGTCACACATTCACCACGGTTCGCTGCTTCCGGCATGTCCATGTCCCTGAACACCTTTGTTACTCAATTGGTGGAAAGTGGTGTCGTCTCGCAGGACGTCGTCGAACGACTTCAGAGTGAGGCATCGCCAGCGAGCGCGGAGGAATTTGCCCGATCGCTCATCGCTCTGAAGCAATTGACTCCATACCAGGCGCGGAATCTCCTGGCCGGCAAAGGGCGTGGGCTGTTGCTGGGGAACTACGTGATCCTCGACAAGCTCGGTCAAGGCGGTATGGGAATGGTCCTCAAGGCCCACCACCGACGAATGGATCGGATCGTCGCCCTGAAGGTCCTCTCCCCACACTTGGTCAAATCCAACGAGCTCGTCAGCCGTTTCCACCGAGAGGTCAAAGCGGCCGCGAAGCTGAGCCATCCCAGCATCGTCATGGCGTTCGACGCAGACGAAGCTCGGGGAACGCATTTTCTGGTGATGGAGTATGTCGAGGGGAGCGACCTTTCGGATGTCGTCGATCGCGAAGGGCCGCTAGCGATTCCACAAGCGGTCAGTTACGTCGTGCAAGCGGCTGAGGGACTTGCGTTCGCGCATCTCCACGGCGTCGTTCATCGAGATATCAAGCCCGCAAACCTTCTGCTGGGGCGAAATGGCTTTGTCAAGATTCTTGACATGGGTTTGGCCCGGATCGAGGGGGAAACGGGAACCAACGCTCAACTCACAGGAAGCGGTGCCGTGATGGGGACGGTGGATTACATGGCTCCTGAGCAGGCGCTGAGCAGCAAGCGGGCCGATGCCCGCAGCGACATCTATTCTCTTGGGATCACGCTGTGGTATCTCCTGACGGGGCGTCCCGCATTCGATGGCGATTCGCTGATGGCCCGCCTGCTTGCTCACCGCGAGTCGCCAGTGCCCTCGCTTCGAACAGCCCGGCAAGACATCCCGTCAAAGCTTGACGACGTGTTCCGGAAAATGATCGCGAAGCGGCCAGAAGACAGGTTCTCGTCGATGCCTGAGGTCCTGGAGGCGCTTGTTCCTTTCGATACGCTGGCTCAAGCTAACGAACGGCCCGCCGATGCGGCTTCCAGTCGCACTGTGAAGCAACCGCGACGAAGAAACGTCGCGGCCCTCCTGGACGCTGAGAAGGGCTCCCGCTCGGAGACAGTCCTCGAGCGGCCTTCGCCAGGCGGCAGCCGGCTGTCGGGAGCAACCCGGGTCCCGACATTTGCCGGGTCGCGCCGGTTCTTGTTTGGAGGGCTTGCGGTACTGCTCCTGGCAGGAGCCCTGACAACCGCCCTACTTCTCGCGTCTCGCAGTTGGACCACCCATCTCGGAGACAACAGGCAGGGTGGGGCCGGCGAGGTCTATGGTCGCCCCGATCATTCCATCACTCCTCAAGGGAGCTCTCCCTCGCTCCCTTCGCCACCGCTCGATGGAGCGCGCCGTTCCGCATTGACTGGGGTGGCGGGGCTGAGATTCGACGGCGCAGAGTCTCACGTCGATGTCGCAGCACTCTCCCTAGACGCATCCAAGCCTTACACCGTCGAATTCTGGGGGACGCCCACGGATCTTCCGGGGGGTTCCGTCGTCAAGTTGCACGGACCCATCGGTTTCAGTCTTTGGCGCGGACTTACTTACGCAAACTGGGGGACACTCGCGTTGCCTGGCCCCGCCTCAACGGCCGGCCCCACGGTGGCCCAGACGCATACTCGACGGATCACCATTGATCAGCGTCAGCATGTCGCAATGACTTTCGAGCCATCCACTACCACGATACGCATCTTCCTGGATGGGAGCGATGTGGGTAGCAGCGTTTATTCGGTGCCAATCGAGGCGGACAGGAGAGATGCCGACGCGCCAAAGGAACCAGGGGCCTTCACGATTGGTGCCTTCCCTCGGGCTCGTACCTACTACTTCGGAACGATTGATGAGTTGCGAGTTTCTCAATCGATCCGCTACCCCGGAGCTTTTTATCCGGAAGACACTTTCTCGAAAGACCCGTCGACCGTCTTGCTGTTTCACTTTGACGAGCGCTCGGGCGACGTGCTGACCGACTCCTCGGGACGCGGCCAGCATGGCAGGATCGTCGGAGCCAAATGGGTGGAGATGCCGCGTTAG
- a CDS encoding arsenate reductase ArsC, protein MNLPTVLILCTGNSCRSQMAEGYVRHLAGERFNVLSAGTNPSEQVHPLAVQVMAEDGIDISSQRPKGLREYLGRVPVHYLIIVCGGAQEACPRIWPGLGERLFWPFDDPAAFEGTDPETVAEFRRVRCEIRSRIEGWVPELGK, encoded by the coding sequence ATGAATCTCCCCACCGTCCTGATCCTGTGCACCGGGAACTCCTGTCGCAGCCAGATGGCCGAGGGTTACGTCCGACACCTGGCCGGCGAGCGGTTCAACGTGTTGAGTGCCGGCACAAATCCAAGCGAACAGGTGCATCCGCTGGCCGTCCAAGTGATGGCCGAGGACGGCATCGATATCAGCTCGCAGCGACCGAAGGGGCTCCGTGAGTACCTCGGTCGTGTCCCCGTCCATTACCTCATCATTGTCTGCGGCGGAGCGCAGGAAGCGTGTCCCCGGATCTGGCCGGGCCTGGGCGAGCGGTTGTTCTGGCCGTTCGACGATCCGGCCGCATTTGAAGGGACTGACCCCGAGACCGTGGCGGAGTTTCGGAGGGTTCGCTGTGAGATCCGCAGTCGTATTGAGGGGTGGGTCCCGGAGCTCGGCAAGTAG